From a single Deltaproteobacteria bacterium genomic region:
- a CDS encoding peptide deformylase gives MSQQVLTLWSGETINESEARILRTSCADVPFPLDAAALRDVATLIESFLAREDALGLAAPQIGISRRIVVYRNKGFDDDKSAWTKSAKDYDLLINPRITQARGELIYKEEGCLSCPEIQVEVGRFPEIKIRALNIKGQKINKRYQDFTARVAQHELDHLDGKLIVDHEGALSYPKKRSAFFNKVFQLM, from the coding sequence ATGTCCCAGCAGGTGTTGACACTTTGGAGCGGAGAGACGATAAACGAGTCGGAGGCCCGTATTCTGCGGACTTCCTGTGCCGACGTGCCCTTCCCCCTGGATGCGGCGGCGCTAAGGGATGTGGCGACGCTGATTGAGTCCTTCCTTGCTCGGGAAGATGCCTTGGGGCTGGCGGCGCCGCAGATCGGCATCAGCCGGCGGATCGTTGTTTACCGGAACAAGGGCTTTGATGATGATAAAAGCGCCTGGACGAAGAGTGCCAAGGACTATGATCTGCTGATTAACCCCCGGATTACTCAGGCCCGGGGAGAGCTTATATATAAGGAAGAAGGCTGCCTTTCCTGTCCGGAAATCCAGGTTGAGGTGGGCCGTTTTCCGGAAATCAAGATCAGGGCGCTGAACATCAAGGGGCAGAAAATTAACAAGCGTTACCAGGATTTTACCGCCCGCGTCGCCCAGCATGAACTCGATCATTTAGACGGGAAACTGATCGTGGATCACGAAGGCGCCTTATCTTACCCCAAGAAAAGAAGCGCCTTTTTCAATAAGGTGTTTCAGCTTATGTGA
- a CDS encoding TIGR04255 family protein, whose translation MVMEQHLRKYKVFPNAPIVEAILDIRVELPKDVTLETLATLHDYIKTRYPEKQHQTEFSAGIRFDQQGASLEKPEASQTGYLFRSPAEKKVVQARLNGFSFNKLKPYNNWDAFCTEGRELWDIYWKIANPLRVTRIALRYINRVEIPLPLSDFKEYILTVPEVAPELPQALAHFFMRLVIPKPDIGAVANINQTMGITGEGQKLPFIFDIDVVKETDYLGNEEDMWREFENLRIFKNEIFFKSITAKAEGLFK comes from the coding sequence ATGGTTATGGAGCAACATTTGAGAAAATACAAGGTATTCCCTAATGCCCCGATTGTAGAGGCTATTTTAGATATTCGCGTCGAATTGCCTAAAGATGTGACGCTGGAAACTTTAGCAACGTTACACGATTATATTAAAACCCGTTATCCTGAAAAGCAGCATCAAACGGAGTTTTCAGCGGGCATCAGGTTTGATCAGCAAGGCGCTTCTTTAGAAAAACCTGAGGCGAGTCAGACAGGCTATCTTTTTCGTTCACCGGCTGAGAAAAAAGTCGTCCAAGCACGGTTGAATGGTTTCTCTTTCAATAAATTAAAACCATACAATAACTGGGATGCCTTTTGTACGGAAGGGCGAGAACTATGGGATATATATTGGAAAATAGCGAACCCGTTAAGAGTTACACGGATTGCATTACGGTACATTAATAGAGTAGAGATTCCCTTACCACTGAGTGACTTTAAAGAATATATTTTAACGGTGCCTGAGGTGGCGCCTGAGCTTCCGCAAGCTTTAGCACACTTCTTTATGAGGCTCGTTATACCAAAGCCGGATATAGGCGCCGTGGCTAACATTAATCAGACAATGGGAATTACCGGTGAGGGGCAGAAGCTTCCCTTTATATTCGACATAGATGTGGTTAAAGAAACAGATTATTTGGGAAACGAAGAAGATATGTGGCGTGAATTCGAAAATCTACGAATATTTAAAAATGAGATATTTTTCAAGAGCATAACAGCAAAAGCGGAGGGGCTTTTCAAATGA
- a CDS encoding prohibitin family protein translates to MYERDADRAKEAMQAIIRKGPTGSMVVVGAIIVVLFLLRPWAQVGAGERGIVLNFGAVQKLVLAEGLHFRIPVMQEIVVMDVKVQKALTDAEASSADLQDVSSKVALNYHVIPDRANVVYQNIGIQFKERIIDPAILEVVKAVTARYTAEELITKRPAVSEAIRASLMERLAVYNIAVDAFSIVNFSFSKSFTEVIESKQAAEQLALKAKRDLDRIRIEAEQKITAARAEAESLRLQRANISPDMIELRKIEANMKAIEKWNGILPQVTGGGAMPMIGLGDVKKN, encoded by the coding sequence ATGTACGAAAGAGACGCAGATCGCGCCAAAGAGGCCATGCAGGCCATTATCAGAAAAGGACCAACCGGATCAATGGTAGTTGTGGGCGCCATTATTGTCGTCCTGTTTTTATTAAGGCCCTGGGCGCAGGTCGGCGCCGGCGAAAGAGGCATTGTCCTTAATTTCGGAGCTGTGCAAAAGTTGGTGCTGGCGGAGGGTCTGCATTTCCGGATACCCGTGATGCAGGAAATAGTGGTGATGGATGTGAAGGTGCAAAAGGCGCTGACCGATGCGGAGGCCTCTTCGGCCGATCTGCAGGATGTAAGTTCGAAAGTCGCCCTCAACTATCACGTGATTCCCGACCGGGCAAACGTCGTCTACCAAAACATCGGCATCCAGTTTAAGGAGCGCATCATAGACCCCGCCATTCTGGAGGTCGTAAAGGCCGTCACGGCCCGATACACGGCCGAAGAACTGATCACCAAGAGACCGGCCGTCAGCGAGGCGATTCGCGCCTCCCTCATGGAAAGATTGGCCGTCTACAATATTGCGGTTGACGCTTTTTCTATTGTTAACTTCAGTTTTTCAAAATCCTTCACGGAGGTGATCGAATCCAAGCAGGCCGCGGAGCAGTTAGCCTTAAAAGCCAAGCGCGATCTGGACAGGATAAGAATCGAAGCGGAACAGAAAATTACCGCCGCCCGGGCCGAGGCGGAATCGCTGCGATTGCAGCGGGCAAATATTTCTCCGGATATGATAGAGTTGAGAAAAATAGAAGCCAACATGAAGGCGATAGAAAAATGGAATGGCATCCTGCCCCAGGTAACAGGCGGGGGCGCCATGCCCATGATCGGTTTGGGAGATGTAAAAAAGAATTAG
- a CDS encoding lysophospholipid acyltransferase family protein encodes MFRSVIIVSAALCITALAAACVVVINIFSTAEKHGRRIGCLWAKLLLYISGVKIEIIGAENIVSGKPHIIMANHQSDFDILICMAGIPMDFIWTAKKELFRIPVFGKAMRMAGFVEIDRYDHEKAIKNLDQAAEKLRAGISVAAFPEGTRSRDGRLLPFKQGMFYLAIQTGIPIVPISIIGSGKIMSKKSWQVNRGEIIMVIDKPVDVSGYTIETRSALMEKVRDVIAANLEEYQA; translated from the coding sequence ATGTTCCGTTCCGTCATCATCGTGTCCGCTGCCCTTTGCATCACCGCCTTGGCGGCGGCCTGCGTAGTCGTCATCAATATTTTTTCGACGGCGGAAAAGCATGGCCGTCGAATAGGCTGCCTCTGGGCAAAACTTCTTCTTTATATCAGCGGCGTCAAGATTGAAATAATCGGCGCGGAAAATATTGTCTCCGGAAAACCTCATATAATCATGGCCAACCATCAAAGTGATTTTGACATCCTGATTTGTATGGCCGGCATCCCGATGGATTTTATCTGGACAGCCAAAAAGGAACTTTTCCGCATCCCTGTCTTCGGAAAAGCGATGAGAATGGCGGGCTTCGTTGAAATTGACCGGTACGACCACGAAAAGGCGATCAAAAACCTTGATCAGGCGGCGGAAAAACTGCGTGCAGGCATCTCCGTCGCCGCTTTTCCGGAAGGGACGAGAAGCAGAGACGGCAGGTTGTTGCCCTTTAAGCAGGGGATGTTTTACTTAGCCATACAAACGGGCATTCCTATCGTCCCAATATCAATCATTGGCAGCGGCAAAATCATGTCCAAGAAATCGTGGCAGGTAAACAGGGGGGAAATTATCATGGTAATAGATAAACCGGTTGATGTCAGCGGCTATACCATCGAAACCCGCAGCGCACTAATGGAAAAAGTGCGGGACGTTATCGCCGCCAACCTGGAAGAATATCAAGCGTAA
- a CDS encoding MoxR family ATPase — MNQENKLNKFEGAARYVLDEELAKIVNVSIALEMPLLLKGEPGTGKTMLAHAIAENLQMPLIVLNVKSSMKLLEALYQYDTLTRLNDSRFGDSSRNVSNIEEYIKMGKIGQAFMADVRTVLLIDEIDKADTDFQDDMLDVLDQMQFDIMEIDKTIKAKQRPVMVITSNAKKDLSDPFLGRCNFHHIAFPEPEAMRRIIGVHFPGLNNDLMEACLTTFYRLRELRGVEKKPATRELINWIRALKTDPDFKLKKLHQGDAPYLGILFKKSGDLDIAVRQTARQRM; from the coding sequence ATGAATCAAGAGAACAAGCTAAACAAGTTTGAAGGTGCGGCGCGGTATGTGCTGGATGAGGAACTGGCCAAGATTGTTAACGTGTCCATCGCTTTGGAGATGCCGCTTTTGCTCAAGGGTGAGCCCGGCACTGGTAAAACCATGCTGGCCCATGCCATTGCCGAGAATTTGCAGATGCCGCTGATCGTCCTCAATGTTAAATCCAGCATGAAACTGCTGGAGGCCCTTTATCAGTACGATACCCTGACCCGTCTGAATGACAGCCGGTTCGGCGATTCCAGCCGCAATGTGAGCAACATTGAAGAGTATATAAAAATGGGGAAAATCGGTCAGGCGTTTATGGCCGATGTGCGCACCGTGCTTCTGATTGACGAGATAGACAAGGCCGATACGGACTTCCAGGATGACATGCTCGATGTGCTGGATCAGATGCAGTTCGATATTATGGAAATAGATAAGACCATCAAGGCGAAACAGCGACCAGTGATGGTCATTACGTCCAACGCCAAAAAGGATCTGTCTGATCCGTTCCTGGGCCGCTGCAATTTCCACCATATCGCCTTTCCGGAGCCGGAGGCGATGCGGCGCATTATCGGCGTTCATTTCCCCGGATTGAACAACGACCTGATGGAGGCCTGCCTCACCACTTTTTATCGTCTCCGGGAACTGCGGGGCGTGGAAAAGAAACCGGCCACCCGAGAGTTGATTAATTGGATCAGGGCGCTGAAAACTGACCCCGATTTCAAGTTAAAGAAACTCCACCAGGGCGATGCTCCCTATCTGGGCATCCTGTTCAAGAAAAGTGGGGACCTGGATATAGCCGTCCGGCAGACGGCGCGACAGCGGATGTAA
- a CDS encoding DUF3187 family protein, with the protein MKKTNLIAVAAFCLIGLMRPIAASASDIAPFESINQSPLVSIFGLPGAGNFFLLSPGRTELGLNAVLSSNYTKNDNAREAIILDGETTRFTLLVRHGLTPRFEVGVKIPYITQSCGFLDGSIESYHSALGFPQGGRDQAPRNRLLYSYRRDGIDRVLVDATGSGVGDLALTGAWQLYQSGGNEKEALALNISLKLPTGDSDQLQGSGSTDIALWLAGGTEGKFEFGKWTTYGAAGMLYLTEGKVLPDQQKNWAGFGSLGLGWQTPLSWLGLKVQADAHTPFYSDSELKEIGANSVQLIAGGTLYLSGNTSLDIGVGEDLTVTTAPDVSFYLTLRSRF; encoded by the coding sequence TTGAAGAAGACTAATCTTATTGCCGTGGCCGCCTTTTGCCTTATCGGGCTTATGAGGCCCATCGCCGCCTCTGCCAGCGATATAGCGCCCTTTGAAAGTATCAATCAAAGTCCTCTCGTGAGCATCTTTGGTCTGCCCGGGGCGGGGAATTTTTTTCTCCTTTCGCCCGGACGGACAGAATTAGGTCTGAATGCCGTATTATCAAGTAATTACACTAAAAATGACAATGCGCGGGAGGCGATAATTCTCGATGGGGAGACGACCAGGTTTACTTTGCTGGTGCGGCACGGCCTGACCCCGCGTTTCGAGGTAGGTGTCAAGATACCTTATATCACACAGAGCTGCGGTTTTCTGGACGGCTCTATTGAAAGTTATCATAGCGCCTTAGGCTTTCCGCAGGGTGGCCGGGATCAGGCGCCGCGCAATCGTTTGCTCTATAGCTATCGCCGCGACGGCATTGACCGCGTGCTTGTTGACGCTACCGGTTCCGGTGTGGGCGATCTGGCTTTGACCGGCGCCTGGCAACTGTACCAGTCGGGGGGCAACGAAAAAGAAGCCTTAGCCTTAAACATCAGCCTTAAGCTGCCGACAGGAGACAGCGATCAACTCCAGGGCAGCGGCAGTACGGACATCGCCTTGTGGCTGGCCGGAGGCACGGAAGGGAAATTTGAATTCGGCAAATGGACTACTTACGGTGCGGCAGGGATGCTCTACTTGACGGAGGGCAAAGTGCTGCCCGATCAGCAAAAAAATTGGGCCGGTTTCGGCAGCCTAGGTTTAGGGTGGCAGACTCCCCTGTCCTGGCTGGGGCTCAAGGTGCAGGCGGATGCCCACACACCTTTTTATAGCGACAGCGAGCTGAAAGAAATAGGCGCTAATTCCGTGCAACTGATAGCCGGCGGGACGCTTTACTTATCGGGCAATACATCTCTCGACATAGGTGTAGGAGAAGATCTAACTGTCACCACCGCGCCGGATGTCAGTTTTTATCTGACTTTACGGAGCCGTTTTTAG
- a CDS encoding FAD-dependent thymidylate synthase — MQIILAGYNVDYGAISDFYSGQGDRERLTPETIAAAYARISREQRPVNELRALAMMEVEKARKSNRNIVFTMGHSSIAEHAVLNIDVIGISRLLVEELERSRLASYTEKSQRYVLLEDDFVIPEEIRKACLEADFVAAIGEQNRLYHKLYACLRTHVFEKHPDLADDPKNCSLLEGWAKEDARYVIALATETQLGMTINARSLEAMIRRLAASPLSEARECSRLLYEVAASIAPSLVRYVEPSDYDLLTDRELAEKTARLRATSGAEKEHISSSRNDREVVLIHATSDADDRVVAALLYSSADLSGRECREIVARMDPGDKAEVIKTACRHMRSYDSVRREFENVDLHFELTVSASCFAQLKRHRMATINCQDYNPSLGVTVPEAVRAAGMERDFSEVVARTEAVYAKLKKSAPTAAAYILTNAHRRRVAMKVNARELYHIARLRGDQYAQWDIRQTADKMTALAREVMPLTLMLATGKDDFPRLYDSIFQPGKFQGKKGE, encoded by the coding sequence ATGCAGATTATCCTTGCCGGTTACAACGTTGATTATGGCGCCATCAGTGATTTTTATTCCGGACAGGGCGACAGGGAGCGCCTGACACCGGAAACCATTGCGGCCGCCTATGCCCGCATCAGCAGAGAGCAGCGTCCGGTGAACGAACTGCGCGCCCTGGCCATGATGGAGGTGGAGAAGGCGCGGAAATCCAACCGTAATATTGTTTTTACTATGGGACACAGTTCAATTGCCGAACATGCCGTACTGAATATTGATGTCATCGGAATCTCACGTCTGCTGGTGGAAGAGCTGGAAAGATCCCGCCTGGCTTCTTATACGGAAAAATCTCAAAGATATGTCCTGCTGGAAGATGATTTCGTTATTCCCGAGGAAATACGGAAAGCCTGTCTGGAAGCTGATTTTGTAGCCGCAATCGGGGAGCAGAATCGCCTTTACCACAAACTTTATGCGTGTTTGCGAACTCACGTTTTTGAAAAGCACCCCGACCTCGCCGATGACCCGAAAAACTGCTCTCTGCTGGAAGGCTGGGCTAAAGAGGATGCCCGCTATGTGATTGCCCTGGCCACAGAGACCCAGTTAGGAATGACAATAAATGCCCGCAGCCTGGAGGCGATGATCCGTCGTCTGGCAGCCTCGCCTCTGTCGGAAGCCCGGGAATGCAGTCGCCTGTTGTACGAAGTTGCCGCAAGCATTGCCCCTTCCCTGGTGCGTTATGTAGAACCGTCAGACTACGATCTGCTGACAGACCGGGAGTTGGCGGAAAAGACGGCCAGACTGAGAGCAACAAGCGGTGCAGAAAAGGAGCATATCTCGTCCAGCCGCAACGATAGGGAAGTGGTCCTTATCCATGCCACGTCCGATGCCGACGACAGAGTGGTGGCCGCATTGCTCTATTCCTCTGCCGATCTTTCCGGGCGGGAATGCCGGGAGATAGTCGCCAGGATGGACCCGGGGGACAAGGCCGAAGTCATAAAAACGGCCTGTCGGCACATGCGCTCCTACGATTCCGTGCGGCGGGAATTTGAAAATGTTGACCTCCACTTTGAACTGACGGTCAGCGCCAGTTGTTTTGCCCAACTGAAGAGACACCGGATGGCGACCATAAACTGCCAGGATTATAACCCCTCCCTCGGCGTCACTGTTCCGGAGGCAGTACGTGCCGCAGGGATGGAGCGGGACTTCAGCGAGGTCGTCGCCAGAACGGAGGCTGTCTACGCAAAGCTGAAAAAATCCGCCCCGACCGCGGCCGCTTACATCCTCACCAATGCCCACCGCCGCCGGGTGGCCATGAAGGTCAACGCCCGGGAGCTTTACCACATTGCCCGTCTGCGCGGGGATCAATATGCCCAATGGGATATTCGCCAAACGGCGGATAAAATGACGGCCCTGGCCAGGGAAGTCATGCCGCTAACCTTGATGCTGGCGACCGGCAAAGACGACTTTCCGCGGCTTTATGATAGTATTTTCCAACCTGGTAAATTTCAAGGTAAAAAAGGGGAATGA